CTCCTCACTCTCCTCGACGGCTACCACGGTGACCCTAGCACCAGTCCCCTGGGACCCACACTCTCGGCCTTGGACATACGGAAGCGCCCTCTCAAAATCCTCGAGCTCGGCTCCGGAACCGGCCTCGTCGGAATCGCCGCCGCAGCCACGCTCGGGGCTACCGTCACGGTCACTGACCTCCCACACGTCATCCCTAACCTTTTATTCAACGTGGAAGCGAACGTCTCCGTATTGGAAGCCAACGGCGGGATTGTCCACGTGGCGGCGCTGGGGTGGGGGGAAGCGGCGGACGTGGAGGTGATTGGGCGGGAATTTGATCTTATTCTGGCGTCGGATGTAGTGTATCACGATCATCTCTACGAGCCGTTGCTCAAAACGTTGCGTTTGCTGATATTAGGTGAGGCGGAGGAGAATGAGGAGGGAAGGGTTTTTGTGATGGCCCACCTGAGGCGGTGGAAGAAGGAGTCGGCTTTCTTCAAGAAGGCCAGGAAGGTTTTTGAGGTGGAGGTCTTGCACGTGGACCCCCCGTGCCATGGCTCCAGGGTTGGAGTTACTGTTTTCCGTTTTACCGCGAAGAAGTCGGGTCGGAAAATGTTGAATTCTACCGGCAATACCAATGTCACTGCCtaaccatcaaattccatcttaGTTATTCTTGCGTTTTTGCACTTTTTAAATTCTAAACGAGTCTAAATGACGGGAGTTGAATTGGAATTCAACCTCATATGCAAAGTGACGGAAACCTGACGTTACTAAATTACAGGAGAGAAATTAGAATTCAACAACGGATGCAAAGTAACGGAAACACTGACGTTATTAAATTACGGGAGAGAAATTAGAATTCAACCTCGGATGCAAATTGATGAAACACTTGACGTTACTAACTGGCGTAACTCATTTTTGCTTGGGTTTATATTCTCAGTTGCCACAAATACAAtgcatttttaattttaactcaaAATGACGACTATTTTTACATTTTACAATCATTCCAAAGAAAGCTATAAATAACCAACAAAGAAAGCTCACAACTTCACTCTCACACAATCTACCATGAACCTCTGCCGAACATCGCGCACGGTGGCCACTTAAGCAAAACTAGCGAAACCCAGAATGCTTGGAGTGCCCGGCAAAGTGCAGAGTTAAACCACCGCCTTAAAGCTGAGACTTGTGCATGAATTTCAGCATCTGCTAACCGAAAGTGGAGGAAAGCGTTTCTCTTAGCCACATATGAATGCTTGATTTTCATCGCTTCCATAGCGGCGATCCTCTGCCCACGGTTTTCATACTTTGCGAGTCTCTAAAGCACACAAAGTGCACTAGTGTTTTCCCGTTTGGATACACGGCAAAGACACTTGTTCCTATTTTCTTCCTGCAAAGGGAGCACATGCTATCACTGGTGATCTTCACCACCCCTTTCCTTTGTTCATAGAGTTCATCTTTAACCTGTTTCAGATGATCATTTATTTATTAGTTCAGGTGAACCACGTTTAAAATCGTTGACATAAATAACTCGTTGGGGAATCTCAACCTCATCAAAGAGCATTTTAAATGAGCACTTTAAGATGGGACTAAACGAACGAAAGGACATGCGCCAAGGAGAAAAGGAGACTAAAGTAGAACACAGAACTAGGAGTTCAGTATCATCTGCAACAAGATCAAGCCTAAGATACCTACTCACTGCCGAACTAGATTCCAAGCACGATATATTCATACCTGCAGGTTCTCACTTTGCCTCAAACTCTTGATCACCGAAAGGTTCCTGTACGCTTCACTGGATTTTCTCAACAGAGGTCCCATAAATGGAAGCAAGTGCTGCAGATCAACATAGACAAGCATGAACAAACCAGATTAAAGAGACATCGACACCAATGCGTTAAtcgaatatttaaaaaacagAATTCAAATATTCATTTCCTCAAACTCTTGATCACTATTTGCAAACACATTGCGTTGTGGTTGATAAAATCATATTCTATGAGAATTAATATGATGAATACCTGTAGCTTAGTTTCCCTTGGCAAAAGTTTAAGTGCCTGAGCTCCATTAATTCTGTCCCACCTTCGGCTCAACAAATCGAGGACCTCATCAAGCATGATTGTTGACCCTCCTTCCTCGCTATATTCCTCTGCATCTCCATCACTCCTGCTACTGTCAGTGCTACTTTGACTGACTCTTATGTCAGGTGCCACCTCTATTGCAGCAATTTTTTTAGCACCACGACCTCCTTTACTTTTAACTGTATTTGCAGAACCAACCTTTGGTGTACCGATATTCTGAGGTGATACTAAATTTGTAATTCGCTTCTCAAAGTTCTTGGTTGTTTTCCTCGGATTAAGATAAATTTGTAATAGAGTTAGGTATATATTGCCGGAAGATCTTGAAGATGGTTGATGAACTAAGGACTCATACATGCGATCACAATAGGACAGTGCCAGCTCAGGAACATGAAGCTACAAAAGTCAGGAACTTAATCAACTCAAACAGGATTCATATAATATACATACGTATTCTTTCTAGGATGTGAACATATAGAAAATACCTTATGAACATAGAGAGATAAGGCAAGCTCATGTTGGTTCATTTTTCCCAACAAAATTGCACGCTCTTCGTATAAAGCATCCGCTGGAAGACGTTTCAACAAAACCTCCGGACTATATCCTGAGATACTCTCTAAAGCAGACAATAATTTCTTTCTTGTTGAGGAGTAAGTTTGCTCATCCCATTTCTGCTGAGCGCTTAAATCTGCATACCAATCAAGTACTTCTGATAGATAGATATGTACCTGCCATGCAGTTTTGACTGGTAAATACCAGCATACTACTTGCATCACCAATTTACAGAAATTACAACAGAGTAGCTGAAATTGGCAACAGATATTTTGTTTCTGACAACTCTACCTTTTTAGCTTCTTGGCGAATCCAAATGACCCTTAATCCCAACTTATAATTGGTCTTACCATTTACATTTTGCAGATTATATTTGTGCACCATGCGTACATCTTACCATTTCATTTTGCAGATTTCCGGAGACCCCGTTTTCATCCATTGCAAGCATAAGCTCTAAGTATGTGGCCTGCAAGTTTGGAGCATGCTGCTTCAAGTAAGAGTTGACCAGGTCTGCTGGAATATTCCCATTCAGAAAGAGCTGAATTGTTTGTGTTGGACAACTTTCAAGAACAAGCATTGAATACTCCAGGACAAGCATGGGATCAGTCCCACACAGAGGCTGCACATAAGAAAACCGGTCATATCTATTTACGTATTTTACGTATATTTTGGTTCCTAATCCTAATAAAACAAGTAATCTGATCAGATAACCAAGTTCCTAAAACAAtacattttccaaaaaaaataaaaaattatgctGGATGCTAAGAAATAAAACTCCATCCGTTGTATGAAACATTAAAATATAGTTCTATACTTCTGAAATAAACCCTACATCACAATTCTCAGTTCTATATTCCAAAGTATATGGAAAAACATCTGATGATAGTAATGCTGAAAAAAATTGTAGTGTCCAGTGATatgaaaaattttaaatggTCCGGCAACTTGTGGTTGACTTAGCATTCATAATATACACCACGGATTTCTGTAATGCTACCATCTGGTTCCAGAGTCCAAATTCCAGCTATTGATGAATGTAAATCTTTCAAATCAATAACATACTCCA
Above is a window of Malus sylvestris chromosome 15, drMalSylv7.2, whole genome shotgun sequence DNA encoding:
- the LOC126604817 gene encoding uncharacterized protein LOC126604817 — its product is MADQEGGDSEDDAILIPETATLLPSTQHCLHSINSVVFIRELRSQGLSFQLWPAATTLLTLLDGYHGDPSTSPLGPTLSALDIRKRPLKILELGSGTGLVGIAAAATLGATVTVTDLPHVIPNLLFNVEANVSVLEANGGIVHVAALGWGEAADVEVIGREFDLILASDVVYHDHLYEPLLKTLRLLILGEAEENEEGRVFVMAHLRRWKKESAFFKKARKVFEVEVLHVDPPCHGSRVGVTVFRFTAKKSGRKMLNSTGNTNVTA